The Montipora capricornis isolate CH-2021 chromosome 6, ASM3666992v2, whole genome shotgun sequence genome has a window encoding:
- the LOC138054155 gene encoding uncharacterized protein, translated as MLKCLYSNVKARLIIDGELSKFFDYNGGVKKGCKLAPSLYGICAALLLWIAFKGIQHEFSVIIRFRTDGNLFDLKRVKTKTNVFYEFIREAQYADDIAVMSGTAHGLQTLLTCYNDAAKRFGLKVNAKKTEAMCLGPESDFFIDDIKLKNVERFKYLGSFVNQACNLKTEITARIQATSHAFYSLKQRVFDNHDLIYRFSQA; from the coding sequence ATGTTGAAGTGTTTGTACTCTAATGTGAAAGCTCGACTGATCATCGATGGAGAGTTGTCAAAGTTCTTCGATTACAACGGCGGTGTCAAAAAAGGTTGTAAACTGGCTCCGTCTCTGTATGGAATTTGTGCAGCTCTTCTACTCTGGATTGCTTTCAAAGGCATTCAGCATGAATTTTCAGTTATAATTCGTTTCCGTACTGATGGTAATCTTTTCGATCTCAAAAGAGTGAAaactaaaacgaacgttttctaCGAATTCATCAGAGAAGCACAATACGCGGACGACATCGCTGTCATGAGCGGAACTGCTCATGGACTTCAAACTCTTCTTACCTGCTACAATGACGCAGCAAAACGTTTTGGGCTTAAAGTCAATGCCAAAAAGACTGAAGCGATGTGCCTAGGACCAGAAAGTGACTTCTTTATAGATGACATCAAGTTAAAGAACGTGGAACGCTTTAAGTACCTTGGTAGCTTTGTAAACCAAGCTTGTAATTTGAAAACAGAGATCACGGCTCGTATTCAGGCAACATCTCACGCCTTCTACAGTCTCAAGCAACGTGTCTTCGACAACCACgacctaatatatagatttagccaagcctaa